From the Prunus dulcis chromosome 4, ALMONDv2, whole genome shotgun sequence genome, one window contains:
- the LOC117625051 gene encoding dof zinc finger protein DOF1.4-like isoform X2 — MGLSTKQVSSDGLDWSQASLLQGQTFQLPKSLSAMRRQQQQQPEPLKCPRCESTNTKFCYYNNYNKQQPRHFCRACKRHWTKGGTLRNVPVGGGRKNKRLKKSSNSTSASAAATTTTTTNSAAIDQTDHQEQKPMSQVFYQALPQQNLDNTIIFSSSSSPGLSASTLPFLHQSGNLSFPFSSSISTTSSSFDTNLSSISTSLQSSNVYNYATVAAEDQFKVMEEPTITSIMPNISQPNWKVPTSSNAMDVYSNDWNWEDIETLVSTDLNLPWDGSDIKP; from the coding sequence ATGGGTTTGAGTACCAAGCAAGTTTCTAGTGATGGGCTCGATTGGAGCCAGGCCAGCTTGTTGCAAGGTCAGACTTTTCAGCTCCCAAAATCACTTTCTGCCATGAGGAGgcaacaacagcaacaaccTGAGCCTTTGAAGTGCCCAAGGTGTGAATCTACCAACACAAAGTTCTGCTACTACAACAACTACAACAAGCAACAGCCAAGGCACTTCTGCAGAGCTTGCAAGCGGCATTGGACCAAAGGCGGCACTCTCCGGAACGTCCCTGTTGGCGGTGGCCGCAAAAACAAGCGCCTCAAGAAATCATCAAACAGTACTTCTGCCTCTGCTGCAGCCacaacaaccaccaccacaaacAGTGCGGCAATTGATCAAACAGATCACCAAGAGCAGAAACCCATGTCTCAAGTTTTCTATCAGGCGCTGCCTCAACAGAATTTGGATAATACTATCATCTTTTCGTCCTCATCATCACCGGGTTTAAGTGCCAGTACTCTGCCTTTCCTTCATCAGAGTGGAAACTTGAGCTTTCCCTTCTCAAGCTCAATTAGCACCACTTCAAGTTCCTTTGACACGAACTTGTCTTCCATCTCAACATCTTTGCAATCCTCAAATGTTTATAACTACGCCACCGTGGCAGCCGAAGATCAATTCAAAGTCATGGAGGAGCCAACCATTACAAGCATCATGCCCAACATTTCTCAGCCTAATTGGAAAGTGCCCACTTCAAGCAACGCCATGGATGTGTATTCAAACGACTGGAACTGGGAAGACATTGAAACCCTTGTTTCTACTGATCTCAATCTGCCTTGGGACGGCTCTGATATAAAACCATAA
- the LOC117625053 gene encoding uncharacterized protein LOC117625053 isoform X2, translating to MHGSKADLDYIPFGWGPPVLPGECLFCLKVDEHPPSVCPYRKRVPKNATVGSGGDIVCSVCHRFFRGSCCGQDAFKVCCICGKIGDHWSTVCPSPLRQEKDISFNNDLHSYYPVNKESLAPQ from the exons ATGCATG GTAGCAAGGCTGATCTTGATTATATTCCTTTCGGCTGGGGCCCTCCTGTTCTTCCTG gtgaatgtttgttttgtttaaaggTGGATGAGCATCCTCCTTCAGTCTGCCCTTATAGGAAACGTGTCCCAAAGAATGCAACAGTTGGCAGTGGTGGCGATATAGTTTGTTCGGTTTGTCATAGGTTCTTTCGAGGCAGCTGTTGTGGCCAAGATGCTTTCAAGGTGTGTTGTATTTGTGGGAAGATTGGTGACCACTGGTCTACAGTGTGCCCAAGTCCACTCCGCCAGGAGAaagatatttcttttaataatgacCTTCATAGCTATTATCCGGTTAATAAAGAAAGTTTGGCCCCTCAATAA
- the LOC117625051 gene encoding dof zinc finger protein DOF1.4-like isoform X1 yields the protein MVLRVFGVMGLSTKQVSSDGLDWSQASLLQGQTFQLPKSLSAMRRQQQQQPEPLKCPRCESTNTKFCYYNNYNKQQPRHFCRACKRHWTKGGTLRNVPVGGGRKNKRLKKSSNSTSASAAATTTTTTNSAAIDQTDHQEQKPMSQVFYQALPQQNLDNTIIFSSSSSPGLSASTLPFLHQSGNLSFPFSSSISTTSSSFDTNLSSISTSLQSSNVYNYATVAAEDQFKVMEEPTITSIMPNISQPNWKVPTSSNAMDVYSNDWNWEDIETLVSTDLNLPWDGSDIKP from the exons ATG GTTTTGAGGGTGTTCGGGGTGATGGGTTTGAGTACCAAGCAAGTTTCTAGTGATGGGCTCGATTGGAGCCAGGCCAGCTTGTTGCAAGGTCAGACTTTTCAGCTCCCAAAATCACTTTCTGCCATGAGGAGgcaacaacagcaacaaccTGAGCCTTTGAAGTGCCCAAGGTGTGAATCTACCAACACAAAGTTCTGCTACTACAACAACTACAACAAGCAACAGCCAAGGCACTTCTGCAGAGCTTGCAAGCGGCATTGGACCAAAGGCGGCACTCTCCGGAACGTCCCTGTTGGCGGTGGCCGCAAAAACAAGCGCCTCAAGAAATCATCAAACAGTACTTCTGCCTCTGCTGCAGCCacaacaaccaccaccacaaacAGTGCGGCAATTGATCAAACAGATCACCAAGAGCAGAAACCCATGTCTCAAGTTTTCTATCAGGCGCTGCCTCAACAGAATTTGGATAATACTATCATCTTTTCGTCCTCATCATCACCGGGTTTAAGTGCCAGTACTCTGCCTTTCCTTCATCAGAGTGGAAACTTGAGCTTTCCCTTCTCAAGCTCAATTAGCACCACTTCAAGTTCCTTTGACACGAACTTGTCTTCCATCTCAACATCTTTGCAATCCTCAAATGTTTATAACTACGCCACCGTGGCAGCCGAAGATCAATTCAAAGTCATGGAGGAGCCAACCATTACAAGCATCATGCCCAACATTTCTCAGCCTAATTGGAAAGTGCCCACTTCAAGCAACGCCATGGATGTGTATTCAAACGACTGGAACTGGGAAGACATTGAAACCCTTGTTTCTACTGATCTCAATCTGCCTTGGGACGGCTCTGATATAAAACCATAA
- the LOC117625052 gene encoding uncharacterized protein LOC117625052 codes for MASTALLIVVFVFDLIAFALAVAAEQRRSSAKIQTLENSSYCVYDSDIATGLGAGSLLFLLASQVLIMGVSRCLCCGKALRPSGSRSWAIMLFITSWVFFLIAEACLLAGSVRNAYHTKYRTVFTNEKLSCETLRKGIFGAGAAFVVFTGIFSELYYVSYSRANELETPYSRDTGVRMQNL; via the exons ATGGCTTCAACGGCGTTATTGATTGTCGTGTTTGTATTTGATCTGATTGCTTTTGCGCTTGCTGTTGCTGCTGAGCAACGAAGGTCCAGT GCCAAGATTCAAACTCTAGAAAATTCCAGCTATTGTGTATATGATTCTGACATTGCAACTGGCTTAGGTGCGGGGTCGTTGCTGTTCCTGTTGGCAAGTCAAGTTCTTATAATGGGGGTAAGTCGATGCTTGTGCTGTGGAAAGGCTTTGAGACCCAGCGGTTCTAGGTCATGGGCAATCATGCTCTTCATCACCAGCTG GGTGTTTTTTCTTATTGCTGAGGCATGCCTTCTTGCGGGTTCAGTGAGAAACGCGTACCACACCAAGTATAGGACTGTGTTTACGAACGAAAAACTATCGTGTGAGACATTGAGGAAAGGAATCTTTGGGGCTGGCGCTGCCTTTGTCGTCTTCACGGGGATATTCTCCGAGCTTTATTATGTTAGCTATTCCAGGGCTAACGAACTGGAGACTCCCTATAGCCGAGACACTGGCGTGAGGATGCAGAACCTTTAA
- the LOC117625793 gene encoding monothiol glutaredoxin-S17-like — protein sequence MGGSVTVSQSKKVVWPSSCEASKHMDEDGKVADTLEGADPSSLANKVAVKPEEPAPELTKENESSQEQIQAQDGLDDALKRRLQQLIDSNRVMLFMKGTPEDPKCEFSKIAVNMLKEHEVEFGSFDLLTDNEVMEGIQKYSNWPLLPHVYFEGRACGFRT from the exons ATGGGTGGATCAGTGACGGTTTCGCAATCCAAGAAGGTGGTCTGGCCCTCGAGTTGTGAGGCTTCGAAGCACATGGACGAG GATGGAAAGGTGGCTGATACATTAGAAGGTGCAGATCCATCTAGTTTGGCTAATAAAGTTGCAGTTAAGCCTGAAGAACCTGCTCCAGAgttgacaaaagaaaatgaatcttCCCAAGAGCAAATTCAAGCGCAAGATGGCCTTGATGATGCCTTGAAAAGGCGGCTGCAACAGCTGATTGACTCCAATCGAGTCATGCTTTTCATGAAAGGAACCCCTGAGGATCCCAAATGTGAATTTAGCAAAATAGCTGTTAACATGTTGAAGGAACATGAGGTCGAATTTGGAAGTTTTGATCTTCTCACGGACAATGAAGTTATGGAGGGGATACAAAAGTATTCTAACTGGCCACTATTACCACATGTCTACTTTGAAGGGAGGGCTTGTGGTTTTCGTACATAG
- the LOC117625053 gene encoding uncharacterized protein LOC117625053 isoform X1, with translation MHGSPRSLYVSTFANCSKADLDYIPFGWGPPVLPGECLFCLKVDEHPPSVCPYRKRVPKNATVGSGGDIVCSVCHRFFRGSCCGQDAFKVCCICGKIGDHWSTVCPSPLRQEKDISFNNDLHSYYPVNKESLAPQ, from the exons ATGCATGGTTCCCCTCGATCCCTATACGTCTCCACTTTTGCAAATT GTAGCAAGGCTGATCTTGATTATATTCCTTTCGGCTGGGGCCCTCCTGTTCTTCCTG gtgaatgtttgttttgtttaaaggTGGATGAGCATCCTCCTTCAGTCTGCCCTTATAGGAAACGTGTCCCAAAGAATGCAACAGTTGGCAGTGGTGGCGATATAGTTTGTTCGGTTTGTCATAGGTTCTTTCGAGGCAGCTGTTGTGGCCAAGATGCTTTCAAGGTGTGTTGTATTTGTGGGAAGATTGGTGACCACTGGTCTACAGTGTGCCCAAGTCCACTCCGCCAGGAGAaagatatttcttttaataatgacCTTCATAGCTATTATCCGGTTAATAAAGAAAGTTTGGCCCCTCAATAA